The stretch of DNA CATGGTTTTACTAAAAGTATTAtagaacaaagaaaaaaatatcacaatgAAACTGAGGGAAAGTATTTGTCAATAGAAAATACCCAAGAAGATGAGGAAGTTGTAAAAAGTAAGAGAAAAAAGCTCGCTCTTTTGGATAGTTTGTTAGCAGCATCTAAAAATAATCAggcaattgatgatgatggaatACAAGAAGAAGTTGATACATTTGTATTTGCAGTGAGTTGACCTAATTATGTCATagctagaaaaataaataataattacattaaataaataaatatattttcaattataggGTCATGATTCAATCGGCACAGCATTGCTTTGCGCAATTAAACTACTTGCTGAGCATAAAGATATTCAGGCAATTGCTAGAAAAGAAGTCAATCAAGTCTTGATGGAGACAGATGGAGAAATGACAATGGCTGCAGTTCAACAGCTTTGTTATTTAGAAAGATGTATTAAAGAGACACTGAGATTGTGTCCAAGTGTCCCTCTCATTGCTCGGAAAATCACTGAAGATATTCAACTGAGTatgttatataattaaaacaattgaattttatatatattcccaATTTTTAAATCGTTATAATCttgattaatttatgtatatatttttgttatttaattttgtcagAGAACTATTTAATACCAGCTGGGGCAACTTTGACTATTCATGTTTTCAACACTCATCGTGATCCCAATTACTGGGTCAATCCCGAAGTATTTGATCCAGATAGATTCTTGCCAGAGAATAGTATTGGACGACATTCACATGCCTATGTACCATTTAGTGCTGGTCCACGAAATTGTATCGGTATAATCATTAATGAGTTGTTATATTTCGaactttttatcttttattataaataatctatcattgttatttgtatattaatttgttattcaGGTCAAAAGTTTGCTATGATAGAAATGAAAACAATTATCAGtggattattgaaaaatttttatttcgatacaGTAGACAGTCCAGGTGATACTGATAATCAATTGACTCATGAAATAACTTTAAGGTGGACGAAGCCGGTTCACGTCAAATTCAtaccaatattaaaataattcatatatacAACTACTAATCAACtgattgatataaatatgGAATCAgctgttgatttaatttaatctaaatttttatgataaaaaaaacatttcaatttaaataatcgtatatattaaaaaatttaaaaaaaagaaacagatgtaataataaacctgatactaaaataataaatattctcagaaaaataaactaattaacCTGGTCACacttaattcaataaaaaattttttctagatttattatttaatgttttttaattattcattaaccCAAAGTATTAATTACCACTCGACattctaaaataaatgataataatttttattggtcagaatgattttaaaaactgactgaattttatttagaaaaataaataaataatagagcATAGACAAGaatataatgttttaattttattgaaaagaatatatttttttagtgttatcttaattatttaatttttttattttcgtttattttaatatacaacatattattaaaatataaaaaaacatgtttttttataataaccgTTCACTTGTTGACCTTGGATAGACATTTCGAATGTATTTTCAGGCAAGAACAGATTATTATTCGAATATCATAGCTGTAAATAcctaaaaatcattttcattagCCAGTATTACTTCAAAAGTGGTCTAGAAtacattgaataaaataaaaaaaaaaagcaaacacatttattttttacaccgacgacattatacatatatattttcggTGGAGAGAAAATATGGAGTTGATcacattaataacaattttattatgtggtcctgtaatttttttgttgattttggattattataatcatcacaataaaaaaggatgtcaaattaataaaattccaGGACCAAAGCCTTTGCCAATACTTGGTAATCTTTTATCTGTTTTGTCACAACCTGGTAAgtagttattataaataaattaaatttatctaaacAAACCCAATTGCTGCGTTCGattaaagaatatttttttcattgaaaaagatGGATTTTGGGGatttggtaaaaatataactaaGAAATACGGTCCAGTTTGCAAATTCTGGGTTTTCAATCAGGCTATTGTTTATGTCAGTGATCCTGATGATATCAAGGTATGAATTTGATAACACTTTAAAGTTcaaagataataatgataataataacaacaggTAGTGTTGAGTAGtacatcaaatattgataagaGTCCAGAATACCATTTATTGCACCCATGGCTTAATACAGGACTTGTTACCAGCACAGGTATGTCAATATCATTATCACAATTTCAACAACTCGTTACAAAGATAACTGTGTCAATATGAAtagttatataatattttacggatgatatttaatatttttcatcaggGAAAAAATGGCAACAACGTAGAAAAATTGCAAATACTGCATTTCATTATAATGTACTTCAAGaatattttcatacaattgCAGTGAAAACTAATAATCTTGTTCAAGTTCTTCGAGCTGAAGCTGATACAGGTGAAATTATCAAGGAGCTTCGTCCTATTACAAGTTCAGTAGCAGTTGAAATTATATGtggtaaatattaatatacaaaatgcaACTACATCATtatacaagtatttattttgattggaTAAAATTACTACATTTTCTTGTcatttaaaaactattaagtgttaatttatatactttttttagaaACAGCCATGGGAACATTggtaaaagataataatatcagcttgaaaaaatattacaaagcAGTTCATGATTTTGGAAAAGCTTTTGCTTACAGGTATTaagttaaacttttttattcatttttttatacataaaaaaatgatcTTACTGAATGATTACTATACATGTAACAATTGTAAACGTTTGAATTGTAAAATAGACTATCGAGAATTTGGCTGTATAATGATTGGATATTCTCAATGACATCTAAAGGCCATGAGTTATCAGAAGTTGTAGAAATACTTCATGGATTTACTAAAAGTATTAtagaacaaagaaaaaaatatcacaatgAAACTGAGGGAAAGTATTTGTCAATAGAAAATACccaagaagatgaagaagctGTAAAAAGTAAGAGAAAAAAGCTCGCTCTTTTGGATAGTTTAATAGCAGCATCTAAAAATAATCAggcaattgatgatgatggaatACAAGAAGAAGTTGATACATTTGTTTTTGCAGTGAGTTGACATAATTATGTCATagctagaaaaataaataataattgaattaaataaataaatatattttcaattataggGTCATGATACTGTGAGCACTGCATTGCTTTGTACTATTAAACTACTTGCTGAGCATAAAGATATTCAGGCAACAGCTAGAGAAGAAGTCAATCAAGTCTTGACGAAGACAGGTGGAGAAATAACAATGGCTGCAGTTCagcaattttgttatttagaaAGATGTATCAAGGAGACATTGAGATTTTATCCAAGTGTTCCCGTCATAAATCGAAAAATCACTGAAGATGTTCAACTGAGTATGTTATAATTGAAACCTTCGAGCTACATATGTATTATTGTAATCTTGATTAATTTATGTCTATCTCATTTTATTTcgttagaaaaatatttgataccAGCTGGATTAACTttgaatattcatatttacaaCGCTCACCATGATCCTAATTTTTGGCCTGATCCTGAAGTATTTGATCCAGATAGATTCTTGCCAGAGAATAGTATTGGAAGACATTCACATGCCTATGTACCATTTAGTGCAGGACCAAGAAATTGCATTGGTAATGACTTTTAaaggataaatttaataatatatttaattcttatcttctctataaataattaataattgtaaaattacttGTAATTTAGGTCAAAAGTTTGCTATGATTGAATTGAAAACAGTTGTTGCTGGATTAttacacaatttttatttcgaacCAACAGACGTTAAAGGCACTGATGATAATCAATTGACTCAAGAAATCATTTTGAAGTGGACCAAGCCGGTTTATACCAAGTTTataccaattttaaaataattttcttacaCAGTGGcaaattaattgaacaatattaatattcagaaaataatgaaaaatctaaTACTCACATAAGTTAATCCAATAAAGATTGTTTCtgagttaattatttaacgtctttaaattattcattaagtCAAAGAATTAATTACCACTCGAGTTAAATActctttacattttaaaataaataaaaatatacccgGTAAGAGAGTTCGCGTTcgttctatatatatttttttttctaaaattaaggCGAGACCCTACCGGGTTTCCTGATATCTTTTATTTGTCAGCATGATCTCAAAAGCTGACTGAGTTATacttagaaaataaataaataatagagcATAGACAAGAAtctaaagtttttattttatttaaaaaaaatattggtatTGTGTCGCATGACAAATTatcttaattatattattttttcattttcgtcgtttattttattgactaacatattattaaaatattgaaaaacatgttttttatgattacCGTTCACTCGTTGACCTTGAATAGACATTTCGAATGTTTTTTCAAGTAAGAAAAACAGATTGTTATTCGAATATCATAGCTGTAAATacttaaaaatcattttcattagCCAGTATCACTTCAAACGTTGTCTAGAAtacattgaataaaataaaaaaaaaaaaaatatacatttatagtttttataccaacgatattatacatatatttttggtAAAGAGAAAATATGGAGTCGATcacattaataacaattttattatgtagtcctgtaatttttttgttgattttggattattataatcatcacaataaaaaaggatgtcaaattaataaaattccaGGACCGAATCCTTTGCGATTGCTTGGTAATCTTTTATCTCTTTTGTCACAACCTGGTAAGTAActattagaaattatttagTTGAACAAACCCAATTGATGTATATGATTAAAgactattttcttttattaaaaagatggATTTTGGGGatttagtaaaaatataactaaGAAATATGGTTCAGTGTGCAAAATCTGGGTTTTCAATCGAgctattgtatttattagcGATCCTGAAGATATCAAggtatgattttaataatagcgacgaaataataatatacatataataataatattaataataataataataataacaggtAGTGTTGAGTAGTatgtcaaatattgataaaagcCCAGAATACAGTTTATTGCATCCATGGCTTAATACAGGACTTGTTACCAGCACAGGtatatcaatatcattatcacAATTTTAACAACTCGTTACAAAAATAACTgcgtgtaaatataaatagttatataatattttacggatgatatttaatatttttcatcaggaAAAAAATGGCAACAACGTAGAAAAATTGCAAATACTGCATTCCATTATAATGTACTTCAAGAATATTTCCACACCTTTGCAGTGAAAACTAATAATCTTGTCCAAGCTCTTCTGACCAAAGCTGAGACAGATGGAATGATCGAGGAGCTTTGTCCCATCACAAGTTCAGTAGCGATTGAAATTATATGTGGTAAATATTAATCTACACTATACAACTATAtcacaattgtttattttaattgtatatacatatgtataattaAACCATTTTTACGTCGTTCAAGAACTAGTGAGTATTGATATATGATATAACTTTTTTAGAAACGGCCATGGGAACGTTAGTAAAAGATAATGtaagctcaaaaaaatattacacagCAGTTCATGATTTTGGAAAAACTTTTACTTACAggtatttattatgttatacataaaataatgttCTTAATGAATGATTAATATACTATACTtgtaataatttcaatgtttGTATTGGAATATAGACGATCGAAACTTTGGCTGTATAATGATTGGATTTTTTCAATGACATCTAAAGGCCATGAGTTATCAAATATTGTAGAAATACTCCATGGATTTACTGCaagtattattaaacaaagaaaagaATATCACAATGAAACTGAgggaaaatatttgaatatagaaAACGCCCAAGACGATGAGAATActggaaaatatcaaagaaaaaagctCGCTCTTTTGGATAGTTTAATAGCagcatctaaaaaaaatcaggcaattgatgatgatggaatACAAGAAGAAGTTGATACATTCGTTTTTGCAGTAAGTTGGCATAATTGTGTCATagctagaaaaataaataacaattgaattaaataaataaatatattttcaattataggGTCATGATACTGTGAGCACTGCATTGCTTTGTGCAATTAAACTACTTGCTGAGCATAAAGATATTCAGACAAAAGCTAGAGAAGAAATCAATCAAGTCCTGATGGAGACAGATGGAGAAATAACGATGGCTGCAGTTCagcaattttgttatttagaaAGATGTATCAAAGAGACACTGAGATTGTGTCCAAGTGTCCCTCTCATTGGTCGGAAAATCACTGAAGATGTCCAACTaagtatgtataaaaaaaaaaaaaacacttgacttgaatatatattgagtTGATTTATACTGAATTTGTCATAATTTATAtcagtttatatttattttatcagagAACTATTCAATACCAGCCGGAACAACTTTAAACATTCATATTTACAATGCTCATCATGATCCTAACTACTGGGTCAATCCCGAAGTATTTGATCCAGATAGATTCTTGCCAGAGAATAGTATTGGACGACATTCACATGCTTATATTCCGTTCAGTTCAGGACCAAGAAATTGTATTGGTAATGAATAATGAGTAATGAGTCTATGAGTCTAATGACTAATGACTATgcgtaataatattataaatttttaactttttattataaataatttatcattgtgccattatttgtcatttagGTCACAAGTTTGCTATGATAGAATTGAAAACTGTTATTGCTGGATTATTacacaattttcattttgaaccAGCAGACGTTAAAAGCGACGATGATAATCAATTGACTTATGAAATGACTTTGAAATGGACCAAGCCAGTTCACTCCAAATTCAtaccaattttaaaatgatttatttctaCAATAGCAAAATGACAACCAATTACTTGTTTATaaatcttatttttaaattattatcaattatttcaatttcaatatttatggCCACAAAATAGGGcagaaaataataagaaattcTAATAAGCAAATAAGTTAATCACCGTTGatcaaataaagtttttttttttacaatcatactcaacgttattttaataagctttattttacatattgtCGAATTATTAAGTTGGCATAGCCATCATAAATCATTTACAAATGGCAAGAAAACAATTATAACGAcagtcaattttttcttttccaaaCTTACAagatgtttttctttttgcttaTAGTAAATTGCAAACCACTcttattcattataatttatgaacaaaatacaattgttattgaaatatcatagttTGTCAATAAACgtagacattttttatttgtcaaccTAATTTAAAACGCTGCACAGAATacattagaaataaaaaatataataaagcatATAGATGAGAATTAAGgtcttattttaatttatttatttatgttcatttcaataaatgatgaaatatggATTTATTGAgaaatatgttttattatgataaatattcaatcaCAAACCTTGAAtagaaattgattttaatgtaCTCAATAAAGAGAGATTGTCATTCGaatattatagttttaatGATTTTCACTAGCCAGTATCACTTCGAACGTTGTCTAGAATACTCTGTAacaaatatcttttaaaataagCTGGATTTAATCCCAACAATTTGTAATAACCAGTGTCAACTATTGTATCGTctgattttattgttataataattttaaataataaatatactcaattgttattgttaaacaTCGACTACCTATATATAAGCTGAACAAAATAACACGACACATACTGTTCCAATCCTGTCTGAAGTAAGGAGGTCCTGATCTATTAGCTTAATTGCTAgggtcaaaaaaatataattactctACCATCAGGTAAATTCGGAAATAACACGTGTTATAAAATAACCGTCGttattatataaagaaaaaaaatttattcgtgAGCATAATATAAAACGCTgaccaaaataaaataagaaaaaataaatcgtgaTAAGGCATAGACgagatgtaaaatttttattttagaaaaataaacattattttaattgttctattttcttgttttgtttattccaataaatataataaaacatcatTATAGATTGTTCTTTAAATATCGTCAGTTTTCAgtgaacaaaaataatttttatttgttaggGTCAATTAAAACGCTGTCTATAATacattaaattgaataaaaaacacCAAACATATTTAGTTTCTACACCGAcgatattatacatatatttttggtGAAAAAGAAATATGGAGTTGATCACATTGATAACAGTTTTATTATGTGgtcctgtaatttttttgttgattttggattattataatcatcacAATAAAAGAGgatgtcaaattaataaaatt from Aphidius gifuensis isolate YNYX2018 linkage group LG4, ASM1490517v1, whole genome shotgun sequence encodes:
- the LOC122855220 gene encoding cytochrome P450 4C1-like, coding for MELITLITILLCGPVIFLLILDYYNHHNKKGCQINKIPGPKPLPILGNLLSVLSQPDGFWGFGKNITKKYGPVCKFWVFNQAIVYVSDPDDIKVVLSSTSNIDKSPEYHLLHPWLNTGLVTSTGKKWQQRRKIANTAFHYNVLQEYFHTIAVKTNNLVQVLRAEADTGEIIKELRPITSSVAVEIICETAMGTLVKDNNISLKKYYKAVHDFGKAFAYRLSRIWLYNDWIFSMTSKGHELSEVVEILHGFTKSIIEQRKKYHNETEGKYLSIENTQEDEEAVKSKRKKLALLDSLIAASKNNQAIDDDGIQEEVDTFVFAGHDTVSTALLCTIKLLAEHKDIQATAREEVNQVLTKTGGEITMAAVQQFCYLERCIKETLRFYPSVPVINRKITEDVQLKKYLIPAGLTLNIHIYNAHHDPNFWPDPEVFDPDRFLPENSIGRHSHAYVPFSAGPRNCIGQKFAMIELKTVVAGLLHNFYFEPTDVKGTDDNQLTQEIILKWTKPVYTKFIPILK